From Nymphaea colorata isolate Beijing-Zhang1983 chromosome 6, ASM883128v2, whole genome shotgun sequence, a single genomic window includes:
- the LOC116255819 gene encoding glutathione S-transferase DHAR2-like has translation MSVARTVSLSFSSSSSLLLGSSSKRLASTPRSVRQPHSASPRRLHIVMATPSQPLEVCVKAAVTSPEKLGDCPFSQRVLLTLEEKKLPYDLKLIDLSRKPDWFTEANPEGKVPVIKFDEKWVSDSDVITKMLEERFPERPLATPHDKAAAGSKIFSAFINFLKSKDPSDATEQELINELKSFNDHIKEHGPFISGKEISAADLALGPKLYHLEVALSHYKNWSIPESLHHLKSYMNFLFSRDSFEKTKPQKEDVIAGWRPKVVG, from the exons ATGTCGGTGGCGCGCAccgtctccctctccttctcctcctcttcctccctcttgcTTGGAAGCTCATCCAAGCGCCTGGCATCCACTCCCCGCTCTGTTCGCCAGCCGCATTCCGCCTCCCCCCGGAGGCTCCACATCGTCATGGCCACACCGTCTCAGCCGCTTGAGGTCTGCGTCAAGGCCGCTGTAACTTCTCCTGAAAAGCTTGGTGACT GCCCTTTTAGTCAGAGAGTCTTATTGACACTCGAAGAGAAGAAGCTCCCTTACGACTTGAAGTTGATAGATTTGAGCAGGAAGCCGGATTG GTTCACTGAAGCCAATCCAGAAGGCAAAGTACCAGTGATCAAATTCGACGAGAAATGGGTGTCGGATTCGGATGTTATTACGAAGATGCTGGAAGAAAGATTTCCGGAGCGGCCTCTCGCTACCCCTCACGACAAGGCGGCGgc TGGATCAAAGATATTTTCagcatttattaattttttgaaaagcaaaGACCCCAGTGATGCAACGGAGCAAGAATTGATAAATGAGCTGAAgtccttcaatgatcacatcaAAGAGCAT GGTCCTTTTATCAGTGGAAAGGAAATCTCAGCAGCAGACCTCGCTCTTGGACCGAAGCTTTACCATTTGGAGGTTGCCTTAAGTCACTACAAAAATTGGTCAATTCCGGAATCTCTACATCACTTGAAATCATACATGAAT TTCCTCTTTTCCCGTGATTCATTTGAAAAAACTAAGCCCCAAAAGGAGGATGTTATTGCTGGATGGAGACCAAAAGTAGTCGGTTGA